The Maridesulfovibrio hydrothermalis AM13 = DSM 14728 DNA window AATACTTAAAAGATCTGGTAAAGTTCAGCATCCTCAGCAAACTTAAAGGGGATGTTAAAGCAGTCGAAATTCCAGAACCGCCGACAACGCACTTAGCTGAAAATCTGGGAGCATTCGTAACCCTGAACAAAAACGGACAGCTGCGCGGATGCATAGGAAACGTGCAGGGCACAGGCCCGCTCTACCAGACCATCTGGCAAATGGCGCGTGCTGCCGCTTTTGAAGATCCACGTTTTCCCGCACTGGCATTTCACGAATATGAAGAGATTGAAATTGAAATATCCATCCTCAGTCCCATCAGCCTGTGTCCCGATACCGACCAGATAATTATTGGTCGCCACGGGTTGATCATGCAACGCGGTGGGCATTCCGGCTTGCTGCTGCCGCAGGTGGCTGTTGACTGGAAATGGGACAGACAGCAGTTCTTAGCCCAGACCTGCCAGAAAGCAGGCATGGAACCAGACGCATGGCAGGATGAAGCGACGAATATTTTCTGGTTTGAAGCTGAAGTATTTTAGCCCTCCGCCGTCAAGCGGGAACACGTTTTTGGGCAGGAATTTATTTTGAACTTTTTGTGAAAAATTCCATCAGCTATCCAAAGGCTTAAGATTTTCTGCATTTATTTTTTAAAATACCTTAAACCTCTTCAGCCCGTGAAAGAAAGCAGCAGCTCCATGTAATCAAGTTCCATTTGAAGCATTTCGTCATCTTTTTTGCGAAGCCACTCAGAAAGCCATGCAAAACGTAAGGCTGGAATAAAAAATGGTAGAGCCTCATAACTTTCATCTGTAATATCGGTAAGTTCATACAGACCTTCGATGAATGCGGGAATCAACCCCTCACCCAGAGCTGCGGGATTTTCAAAGGCAACGCAGCCCATCATATTTGCCACGTCATAAATTTCGGGGCGCATTCCGGAAAACTCCCAGTCGATGACAGCCCCGATCTCTTTCCCCTTCCAGAGAATATTCAGAGGATGGAAATCAC harbors:
- the amrA gene encoding AmmeMemoRadiSam system protein A, with amino-acid sequence MSDNFSFSLNDEEKKYLKDLVKFSILSKLKGDVKAVEIPEPPTTHLAENLGAFVTLNKNGQLRGCIGNVQGTGPLYQTIWQMARAAAFEDPRFPALAFHEYEEIEIEISILSPISLCPDTDQIIIGRHGLIMQRGGHSGLLLPQVAVDWKWDRQQFLAQTCQKAGMEPDAWQDEATNIFWFEAEVF